The following proteins are encoded in a genomic region of Labilithrix sp.:
- a CDS encoding outer membrane protein transport protein, protein MKRAAALAVAALLVPALARANPPDTYGFGSREVALGGAAAAETRGVAAGYYNPAALARSRGLELSLGYFHAAHAFEMNGQGSEVDPVRGIVGGLVVPGKVFHVPVAFGVALHLPNDRLARTRSRPQDEPRWELYDNRNQRLFFAANVAIEPLPWLQIGGGISFVSATTARLDVTGSADLFRSDDSALRHEVDASFVAVRYPQLGVRVALSERIALAMVYRGEVQQNLDLRARLKGDVSGLTTALYELESRSVSGFVPQQVVLGGSWALTRRTQLTFDLTWVDWSAYVAPASQLDAVLDIPPPAGGWPSTIAPPTPPPPSRVIPLRLRDRVVPRAGVEWEPARGFFVRAGYAWMKSPIEAQSGFTTYVDRDLHTLALGGGLAVRSGSRLVPGTLSVDAHAQVGVLPEATTRKASPADFVGDFRARGDFLNLGLTATFAFGRGREEEERR, encoded by the coding sequence TTGAAGCGCGCGGCCGCGCTCGCCGTCGCCGCGCTCCTCGTGCCCGCGCTCGCGCGCGCGAACCCGCCCGACACGTACGGCTTCGGCTCACGCGAGGTCGCGCTCGGCGGCGCGGCGGCGGCGGAGACGCGCGGCGTCGCGGCGGGCTACTACAACCCGGCCGCGCTCGCGCGCTCGCGCGGGCTCGAGCTCTCGCTCGGCTACTTCCACGCCGCGCACGCGTTCGAGATGAACGGGCAGGGGAGCGAGGTCGATCCCGTGCGCGGGATCGTCGGCGGCCTCGTCGTGCCGGGCAAGGTCTTCCACGTGCCGGTCGCGTTCGGCGTCGCGCTGCACCTCCCGAACGATCGGCTCGCGCGCACGCGTTCGCGGCCGCAGGACGAGCCGCGCTGGGAGCTCTACGACAACCGGAACCAGCGCCTCTTCTTCGCCGCGAACGTCGCGATCGAGCCGCTGCCGTGGCTCCAGATCGGCGGCGGGATCTCGTTCGTCTCGGCGACGACCGCGCGCCTCGACGTGACCGGCTCCGCGGACCTGTTCCGCTCCGACGACTCCGCCCTCCGTCACGAGGTCGACGCGAGCTTCGTCGCGGTGCGCTACCCGCAGCTCGGCGTGCGCGTCGCGCTCTCGGAGCGGATCGCGCTCGCGATGGTCTATCGCGGCGAGGTGCAGCAGAACCTCGATCTCCGAGCGCGCTTGAAGGGCGACGTCTCCGGGCTCACGACCGCGCTCTACGAGCTCGAGTCCCGCAGCGTGAGCGGCTTCGTCCCGCAGCAGGTCGTGCTCGGCGGCTCGTGGGCGCTCACGCGCCGGACGCAGCTCACGTTCGACCTCACCTGGGTCGACTGGAGCGCGTACGTCGCGCCGGCCTCGCAGCTCGACGCCGTCCTCGACATCCCGCCGCCCGCGGGCGGGTGGCCGTCCACGATCGCGCCGCCGACCCCGCCGCCGCCGTCCCGCGTGATCCCGCTCCGCCTCCGCGACCGCGTCGTCCCGCGCGCCGGGGTGGAGTGGGAGCCCGCGCGCGGCTTCTTCGTCCGCGCCGGCTACGCGTGGATGAAGAGCCCGATCGAGGCGCAGAGCGGCTTCACGACCTACGTCGATCGCGACCTCCACACGCTCGCGCTCGGCGGCGGCCTCGCGGTGCGCTCCGGATCGCGCCTCGTGCCCGGCACGCTCTCCGTCGACGCGCACGCGCAGGTCGGCGTCCTCCCGGAGGCGACGACGCGGAAGGCGAGCCCGGCCGACTTCGTCGGCGACTTCCGCGCGCGCGGCGACTTCCTGAACCTCGGCCTCACCGCGACGTTCGCGTTCGGCCGAGGCCGAGAAGAAGAGGAGCGGCGATGA
- a CDS encoding gamma-glutamyltransferase encodes MGSTKGVVAAGDPQTAEAGAALLREGGNAVDAAVAAAFAAFVCELPLCSPLGGGVCVVERGNGEAIAFDMFARTPGLGLAPGSPRDFAAVTVNFGAAAQVFHVGAASVAVPLALSGLIELQRRLGARPLAAVLAPATALAKDGYVLGTGCGFVFDILRPIIDLTPEGRALFSGADGEIAGVGAHLRNPDMAQTLADIAARPARVRELYRALADELGPRHGGLITPEDVDHAALAEHAPIAVAHGDWHLATMPFPSTGGLLVALGLRLLEGVGRYRWLSKEHELFVGKVQEALLSERDDTFRDRVADPVLARAMLEDERLKVARAKARSLLGSTTQISAIDEEGNAVSLTLTNGEGSGHVLRGTGMMANNILGEEDLHPRGFHEDAPGTAINTMMAPAILSRGADRVALGSGGSNRLRTAILQTIVGLVEHGVSPAEAVHAPRLHVEIDRASGEPKLAFEAAGMAPDVVQALKDAYPFAPAVFEAPNLYFGGVHCALRIDGSFEGVGDARRGGARVIV; translated from the coding sequence ATGGGATCGACGAAAGGAGTGGTCGCCGCGGGCGACCCTCAGACCGCCGAAGCGGGCGCGGCGCTTCTTCGCGAGGGCGGCAACGCGGTGGACGCCGCGGTCGCCGCCGCCTTCGCCGCGTTCGTGTGCGAGCTCCCGCTCTGCTCGCCGCTCGGGGGCGGGGTGTGCGTCGTCGAGCGCGGCAACGGCGAGGCGATCGCGTTCGACATGTTCGCGCGGACGCCGGGCCTCGGCCTCGCGCCGGGATCGCCGCGCGACTTCGCGGCGGTGACGGTCAACTTCGGCGCCGCGGCGCAGGTGTTCCACGTCGGCGCCGCGAGCGTCGCGGTCCCGCTCGCGCTGTCGGGGCTCATCGAGCTCCAGCGGCGGCTCGGCGCGCGCCCGCTCGCGGCGGTGCTCGCGCCGGCGACGGCGCTCGCGAAGGACGGGTACGTCCTCGGCACCGGGTGCGGGTTCGTCTTCGACATCCTCCGGCCGATCATCGACCTCACGCCCGAGGGTCGCGCGCTCTTCTCGGGAGCGGACGGCGAGATCGCGGGCGTCGGCGCGCACCTCCGGAACCCGGACATGGCGCAGACGCTCGCCGACATCGCGGCGCGCCCGGCGCGGGTGCGCGAGCTCTACCGCGCGCTCGCGGACGAGCTCGGCCCGCGCCACGGCGGGCTCATCACGCCGGAGGACGTCGACCACGCCGCGCTCGCGGAGCACGCGCCGATCGCGGTCGCGCACGGCGACTGGCACCTCGCGACGATGCCCTTCCCCTCCACCGGCGGGCTCCTCGTCGCGCTCGGCCTCCGCCTCCTCGAGGGCGTCGGCCGCTACCGGTGGCTCTCGAAGGAGCACGAGCTCTTCGTCGGCAAGGTCCAGGAGGCGCTCCTCTCCGAGCGCGACGACACGTTCCGTGATCGCGTCGCCGATCCGGTCCTCGCCCGCGCGATGCTCGAGGACGAGCGCCTCAAGGTCGCGCGCGCGAAGGCGCGGAGCCTCCTCGGCTCGACGACGCAGATCAGCGCGATCGACGAGGAGGGCAACGCGGTGTCGCTCACGCTCACGAACGGCGAGGGCTCCGGCCACGTCCTCCGCGGCACCGGCATGATGGCGAACAACATCCTCGGCGAGGAGGACCTCCATCCGCGCGGCTTCCACGAGGACGCGCCCGGCACCGCGATCAACACGATGATGGCGCCGGCGATCCTCTCGCGCGGCGCGGACCGCGTCGCGCTCGGCAGCGGCGGCTCGAACCGCCTCCGCACCGCGATCCTCCAGACGATCGTGGGGCTCGTCGAGCACGGCGTGTCGCCGGCGGAGGCCGTGCACGCGCCGCGCCTCCACGTCGAGATCGACCGCGCGAGCGGGGAGCCCAAGCTCGCCTTCGAGGCGGCCGGGATGGCGCCCGACGTCGTGCAGGCGCTGAAGGACGCGTACCCCTTCGCCCCCGCGGTGTTCGAGGCCCCGAACCTCTACTTCGGCGGCGTCCACTGCGCGCTCCGTATCGACGGCAGCTTCGAGGGCGTCGGCGACGCCCGCCGCGGCGGCGCCCGCGTGATCGTCTAA
- a CDS encoding PrsW family intramembrane metalloprotease yields the protein MLVGLILGVLCVTPLVLTYLFFIRWVDRFEPEPWWLILAAFLWGAIFATLGGGLTSSFAQAMTSALFDASPKELDVIGATVFAPIFEESFKGIGVALIALISALGLRELDGPLDGAIYGGVVGLGFTLTEDILYVSNQFATQGFGGFVVLLFLRTILLGLSHCTFTACTGLGFGIATEAKSWFVKIAAPVIGFGCAMLMHCMHNSLPTFFGDGGLVLMLLISWLIDILFFVLLALLVVRDRSIVIRELFGEVGGLLHPKELHLVSSYFALGMKNWGVLFSKGWGPFSVRRKKQLQLVELAFVKSRRRRGETGADLDRKEAELRRDIATANQRGVWIGS from the coding sequence ATGTTGGTGGGCCTCATCCTCGGCGTGCTCTGCGTTACGCCGCTGGTCCTCACGTACCTCTTCTTCATCCGCTGGGTCGATCGCTTCGAGCCCGAGCCGTGGTGGCTGATCCTCGCGGCGTTCCTGTGGGGGGCGATCTTCGCGACCCTCGGCGGCGGCCTCACCTCGAGCTTCGCGCAGGCGATGACGTCGGCGCTCTTCGACGCGTCGCCGAAGGAGCTCGACGTCATCGGCGCGACCGTGTTCGCGCCCATCTTCGAGGAGAGCTTCAAGGGGATCGGCGTCGCGCTGATCGCCCTCATCAGCGCGCTCGGCCTCCGCGAGCTCGACGGCCCCCTCGACGGCGCGATCTACGGCGGCGTCGTCGGCCTCGGCTTCACGCTGACGGAGGACATCCTCTACGTCTCGAACCAGTTCGCGACGCAGGGCTTCGGCGGCTTCGTCGTCCTCCTCTTCCTCCGCACGATCCTCCTCGGCCTCTCGCACTGCACCTTCACCGCGTGCACCGGCCTCGGCTTCGGCATCGCGACGGAGGCGAAGAGCTGGTTCGTGAAGATCGCCGCGCCCGTCATCGGCTTCGGCTGCGCGATGTTGATGCACTGCATGCACAACTCGCTCCCGACCTTCTTCGGCGACGGCGGCCTCGTGCTGATGCTCCTCATCTCGTGGCTCATCGACATCCTGTTCTTCGTCCTCCTCGCGCTCCTCGTCGTGCGCGATCGGAGCATCGTCATCCGCGAGCTCTTCGGCGAGGTCGGCGGGCTCCTCCATCCGAAGGAGCTGCACCTCGTCTCGAGCTACTTCGCGCTCGGGATGAAGAACTGGGGGGTCCTCTTCTCGAAGGGCTGGGGGCCGTTCTCGGTCCGCCGCAAGAAGCAGCTCCAGCTCGTGGAGCTCGCGTTCGTGAAGAGCCGGCGCCGCCGCGGTGAGACCGGCGCCGATCTCGATCGCAAGGAGGCCGAGCTCCGTCGCGACATCGCGACCGCGAACCAGCGCGGCGTCTGGATCGGCAGCTGA